A single Panthera tigris isolate Pti1 chromosome A3, P.tigris_Pti1_mat1.1, whole genome shotgun sequence DNA region contains:
- the SS18L1 gene encoding calcium-responsive transactivator isoform X3, with amino-acid sequence MLDENHHLIQCILDYQSKGKTAECTQIPLTTQAGSCSLPGPVLEHRALCCLPRPRRYQQILHRNLVYLATIADSNQNMQSLLPAPPTQNMNLGPGALSQSGSSQGLHSQGSLSDAIGTGLPPSSLMQGQIGNGPNHVSMQQTAQSTLPTTSMSMSGSGHGTGPGYSHSGPASQSVPLQGQGAIGNYVSRANINMQSNPVSMMHQQAASSHYNSAQGGSQHYQGQSSIAMMGQSGQGSSMMGQRPLAPYRPSQQGSSQQYLGQEEYYGGEQYGHGQAASEPMSQQYYPDGHGDYAYQQSYTEQSYDRSFEESTQHYYEGGKPRGAHASVRHALCRVAPHSVRPWVPVAAAGAALMTRAGWLEWPLWSRGGTDPPICAGGAQTGSLKSSRLGGGVRAPRVPPEPGRRCSWGAWLPWVWPGRFLKHLLARSSAAWAGSCPQRWGEAVTF; translated from the exons ATGCTGGACGAGAACCACCACCTGATCCAGTGTATCCTGGACTACCAGAGCAAGGGCAAGACGGCCGAGTGCACCCA GATCCCGCTCACGACTCAGGCCGGGTCCTGTTCCCTGCCCGGCCCTGTGCTAGAGCACAGAGCGCTGTGTTGCCTGCCCCGTCCCCGAAG gtaCCAGCAGATCCTGCACCGGAACCTGGTCTACCTGGCCACGATCGCGGATTCTAACCAGAACATGCAGTCCCTGCTGCCCGCC CCGCCCACCCAGAACATGAACCTGGGCCCCGGAGCGCTGTCCCAGAGCGGCTCCAGCCAGGGCCTGCACTCCCAGGGCAGCCTCAGTGATGCCATCGGCACGGGCCTGCCCCCGTCCTCCCTCATGCAGGGCCAGATCGGCAACG GTCCGAACCACGTGTCCATGCAGCAGACGGCGCAGAGCACGCTGCCCACCACCTCCATGAGTATGTCGGGCAGCGGCCACGGCACGGGGCCCGGCTACAGCCACTCGGGACCTGCCTCTCAGAGCGTGCCCCTGCAGGGCCAGGGCGCCATCGGCAACTACGTGTCCCGGGCCAACATCAACATGCAGTCCAACCCAG TGTCCATGATGCACCAGCAGGCGGCCTCGTCCCACTACAACTCGGCGCAGGGCGGGAGCCAGCACTACCAGGGCCAGTCGTCCATCGCCATGATGGGCCAGAGCGGGCAGGGGAGCAGCATGATGGGGCAGCGGCCCCTGGCGCCCTACCGGCCCTCCCAGCAAG GCTCGTCCCAGCAGTACCTGGGCCAGGAGGAGTACTACGGAGGCGAGCAGTACGGACACGGCCAGGCCGCCTCGGAGCCCATGAGCCAGCAGTACTACCCTGACG GACACGGAGACTATGCCTACCAGCAGTCGTACACGGAGCAGAGCTACGACCGGTCCTTCGAGGAGTCCACGCAGCACTACTACGAGGGCGGTAAGCCGCGCGGGGCCCACGCTTCAGTCAGACACGCGCTGTGCCGGGTGGCGCCGCACTCCGTGAGGCCATGGGTCCCCGTGGCCGCTGCGGGCGCTGCGCTCATGACGCGGGCGGGGTGGTTGGAGTGGCCGCTCTGGAGTCGTGGGGGCACAGACCCTCCCATCTGTGCAGGGGGAGCTCAGACGGGCTCCCTTAAGAGTTCCCGACTCGGTGGGGGGGTCCGGGCGCCCCGTGTCCCTCCCGAGCCAGGCAGGCGATGCTCCTGGGGTGCGTGGCTTCCTTGGGTTTGGCCTGGGCGTTTCTTGAAACACCTGCTGGCCAGATCAAGTGCAGCTTGGGCCGGGAGCTGTCCGCAGAGGTGGGGTGAGGCGGTGACGTTCTAG
- the SS18L1 gene encoding calcium-responsive transactivator isoform X1, producing MSVAFASARPRGKGEVTQQTIQKMLDENHHLIQCILDYQSKGKTAECTQIPLTTQAGSCSLPGPVLEHRALCCLPRPRRYQQILHRNLVYLATIADSNQNMQSLLPAPPTQNMNLGPGALSQSGSSQGLHSQGSLSDAIGTGLPPSSLMQGQIGNGPNHVSMQQTAQSTLPTTSMSMSGSGHGTGPGYSHSGPASQSVPLQGQGAIGNYVSRANINMQSNPVSMMHQQAASSHYNSAQGGSQHYQGQSSIAMMGQSGQGSSMMGQRPLAPYRPSQQGSSQQYLGQEEYYGGEQYGHGQAASEPMSQQYYPDGHGDYAYQQSYTEQSYDRSFEESTQHYYEGGKPRGAHASVRHALCRVAPHSVRPWVPVAAAGAALMTRAGWLEWPLWSRGGTDPPICAGGAQTGSLKSSRLGGGVRAPRVPPEPGRRCSWGAWLPWVWPGRFLKHLLARSSAAWAGSCPQRWGEAVTF from the exons ATGCTGGACGAGAACCACCACCTGATCCAGTGTATCCTGGACTACCAGAGCAAGGGCAAGACGGCCGAGTGCACCCA GATCCCGCTCACGACTCAGGCCGGGTCCTGTTCCCTGCCCGGCCCTGTGCTAGAGCACAGAGCGCTGTGTTGCCTGCCCCGTCCCCGAAG gtaCCAGCAGATCCTGCACCGGAACCTGGTCTACCTGGCCACGATCGCGGATTCTAACCAGAACATGCAGTCCCTGCTGCCCGCC CCGCCCACCCAGAACATGAACCTGGGCCCCGGAGCGCTGTCCCAGAGCGGCTCCAGCCAGGGCCTGCACTCCCAGGGCAGCCTCAGTGATGCCATCGGCACGGGCCTGCCCCCGTCCTCCCTCATGCAGGGCCAGATCGGCAACG GTCCGAACCACGTGTCCATGCAGCAGACGGCGCAGAGCACGCTGCCCACCACCTCCATGAGTATGTCGGGCAGCGGCCACGGCACGGGGCCCGGCTACAGCCACTCGGGACCTGCCTCTCAGAGCGTGCCCCTGCAGGGCCAGGGCGCCATCGGCAACTACGTGTCCCGGGCCAACATCAACATGCAGTCCAACCCAG TGTCCATGATGCACCAGCAGGCGGCCTCGTCCCACTACAACTCGGCGCAGGGCGGGAGCCAGCACTACCAGGGCCAGTCGTCCATCGCCATGATGGGCCAGAGCGGGCAGGGGAGCAGCATGATGGGGCAGCGGCCCCTGGCGCCCTACCGGCCCTCCCAGCAAG GCTCGTCCCAGCAGTACCTGGGCCAGGAGGAGTACTACGGAGGCGAGCAGTACGGACACGGCCAGGCCGCCTCGGAGCCCATGAGCCAGCAGTACTACCCTGACG GACACGGAGACTATGCCTACCAGCAGTCGTACACGGAGCAGAGCTACGACCGGTCCTTCGAGGAGTCCACGCAGCACTACTACGAGGGCGGTAAGCCGCGCGGGGCCCACGCTTCAGTCAGACACGCGCTGTGCCGGGTGGCGCCGCACTCCGTGAGGCCATGGGTCCCCGTGGCCGCTGCGGGCGCTGCGCTCATGACGCGGGCGGGGTGGTTGGAGTGGCCGCTCTGGAGTCGTGGGGGCACAGACCCTCCCATCTGTGCAGGGGGAGCTCAGACGGGCTCCCTTAAGAGTTCCCGACTCGGTGGGGGGGTCCGGGCGCCCCGTGTCCCTCCCGAGCCAGGCAGGCGATGCTCCTGGGGTGCGTGGCTTCCTTGGGTTTGGCCTGGGCGTTTCTTGAAACACCTGCTGGCCAGATCAAGTGCAGCTTGGGCCGGGAGCTGTCCGCAGAGGTGGGGTGAGGCGGTGACGTTCTAG
- the SS18L1 gene encoding calcium-responsive transactivator isoform X2, whose amino-acid sequence MSVAFASARPRGKGEVTQQTIQKMLDENHHLIQCILDYQSKGKTAECTQIPLTTQAGSCSLPGPVLEHRALCCLPRPRRYQQILHRNLVYLATIADSNQNMQSLLPAPPTQNMNLGPGALSQSGSSQGLHSQGSLSDAIGTGLPPSSLMQGQIGNGPNHVSMQQTAQSTLPTTSMSMSGSGHGTGPGYSHSGPASQSVPLQGQGAIGNYVSRANINMQSNPVSMMHQQAASSHYNSAQGGSQHYQGQSSIAMMGQSGQGSSMMGQRPLAPYRPSQQGSSQQYLGQEEYYGGEQYGHGQAASEPMSQQYYPDGHGDYAYQQSYTEQSYDRSFEESTQHYYEGGNSQYSQQQAGYQQGAAQQQAGYQQQYPNQQSYPGQQPGYGPAQGAASQYSGYQQGQGQQYGSYRASQTGPSAQQQRPYGYEQARFGDAFRRADPSCLWKRDKGFSYGREE is encoded by the exons ATGCTGGACGAGAACCACCACCTGATCCAGTGTATCCTGGACTACCAGAGCAAGGGCAAGACGGCCGAGTGCACCCA GATCCCGCTCACGACTCAGGCCGGGTCCTGTTCCCTGCCCGGCCCTGTGCTAGAGCACAGAGCGCTGTGTTGCCTGCCCCGTCCCCGAAG gtaCCAGCAGATCCTGCACCGGAACCTGGTCTACCTGGCCACGATCGCGGATTCTAACCAGAACATGCAGTCCCTGCTGCCCGCC CCGCCCACCCAGAACATGAACCTGGGCCCCGGAGCGCTGTCCCAGAGCGGCTCCAGCCAGGGCCTGCACTCCCAGGGCAGCCTCAGTGATGCCATCGGCACGGGCCTGCCCCCGTCCTCCCTCATGCAGGGCCAGATCGGCAACG GTCCGAACCACGTGTCCATGCAGCAGACGGCGCAGAGCACGCTGCCCACCACCTCCATGAGTATGTCGGGCAGCGGCCACGGCACGGGGCCCGGCTACAGCCACTCGGGACCTGCCTCTCAGAGCGTGCCCCTGCAGGGCCAGGGCGCCATCGGCAACTACGTGTCCCGGGCCAACATCAACATGCAGTCCAACCCAG TGTCCATGATGCACCAGCAGGCGGCCTCGTCCCACTACAACTCGGCGCAGGGCGGGAGCCAGCACTACCAGGGCCAGTCGTCCATCGCCATGATGGGCCAGAGCGGGCAGGGGAGCAGCATGATGGGGCAGCGGCCCCTGGCGCCCTACCGGCCCTCCCAGCAAG GCTCGTCCCAGCAGTACCTGGGCCAGGAGGAGTACTACGGAGGCGAGCAGTACGGACACGGCCAGGCCGCCTCGGAGCCCATGAGCCAGCAGTACTACCCTGACG GACACGGAGACTATGCCTACCAGCAGTCGTACACGGAGCAGAGCTACGACCGGTCCTTCGAGGAGTCCACGCAGCACTACTACGAGGGCG GGAACTCGCAGTACAGCCAGCAGCAGGCGGGGTACCAGCAGGGCGCGGCCCAGCAGCAGGCCGGGTACCAGCAGCAGTACCCCAACCAGCAGAGCTATCCCGGGCAGCAGCCGGGCTACG GGCCTGCCCAGGGAGCCGCCTCGCAGTACTCCGGGTACCAGCAAGGACAAGGCCAGCAGTACGGAAGCTACAGGGCATCTCAGACGGGCCCGTCCGCCCAGCAGCAGCGGCCTTATGGCTACGAGCAGGCAAGATTTGGGGATGCCTTCAGACGCGCAGATCCGTCGTGTCTGTGGAAACGTGACAAAGGTTTCTCTTATGGTCGTGAGGAATAA
- the SS18L1 gene encoding calcium-responsive transactivator isoform X7 produces the protein MKSGFLAMETAEDPAGNFIFLARCRQHLPPNLRSCCLVWIREPPTQNMNLGPGALSQSGSSQGLHSQGSLSDAIGTGLPPSSLMQGQIGNGPNHVSMQQTAQSTLPTTSMSMSGSGHGTGPGYSHSGPASQSVPLQGQGAIGNYVSRANINMQSNPVSMMHQQAASSHYNSAQGGSQHYQGQSSIAMMGQSGQGSSMMGQRPLAPYRPSQQGSSQQYLGQEEYYGGEQYGHGQAASEPMSQQYYPDGHGDYAYQQSYTEQSYDRSFEESTQHYYEGGKPRGAHASVRHALCRVAPHSVRPWVPVAAAGAALMTRAGWLEWPLWSRGGTDPPICAGGAQTGSLKSSRLGGGVRAPRVPPEPGRRCSWGAWLPWVWPGRFLKHLLARSSAAWAGSCPQRWGEAVTF, from the exons ATGAAATCGGGATTCCTTGCAATGGAGACAGCAGAGGATCCTGCGGGGAACTTCATTTTCTTGGCCAGGTGTAGACAGCATCTGCCTCCGAACCTTCGGAGCTGCTGTTTGGTCTGGATCCGGGAG CCGCCCACCCAGAACATGAACCTGGGCCCCGGAGCGCTGTCCCAGAGCGGCTCCAGCCAGGGCCTGCACTCCCAGGGCAGCCTCAGTGATGCCATCGGCACGGGCCTGCCCCCGTCCTCCCTCATGCAGGGCCAGATCGGCAACG GTCCGAACCACGTGTCCATGCAGCAGACGGCGCAGAGCACGCTGCCCACCACCTCCATGAGTATGTCGGGCAGCGGCCACGGCACGGGGCCCGGCTACAGCCACTCGGGACCTGCCTCTCAGAGCGTGCCCCTGCAGGGCCAGGGCGCCATCGGCAACTACGTGTCCCGGGCCAACATCAACATGCAGTCCAACCCAG TGTCCATGATGCACCAGCAGGCGGCCTCGTCCCACTACAACTCGGCGCAGGGCGGGAGCCAGCACTACCAGGGCCAGTCGTCCATCGCCATGATGGGCCAGAGCGGGCAGGGGAGCAGCATGATGGGGCAGCGGCCCCTGGCGCCCTACCGGCCCTCCCAGCAAG GCTCGTCCCAGCAGTACCTGGGCCAGGAGGAGTACTACGGAGGCGAGCAGTACGGACACGGCCAGGCCGCCTCGGAGCCCATGAGCCAGCAGTACTACCCTGACG GACACGGAGACTATGCCTACCAGCAGTCGTACACGGAGCAGAGCTACGACCGGTCCTTCGAGGAGTCCACGCAGCACTACTACGAGGGCGGTAAGCCGCGCGGGGCCCACGCTTCAGTCAGACACGCGCTGTGCCGGGTGGCGCCGCACTCCGTGAGGCCATGGGTCCCCGTGGCCGCTGCGGGCGCTGCGCTCATGACGCGGGCGGGGTGGTTGGAGTGGCCGCTCTGGAGTCGTGGGGGCACAGACCCTCCCATCTGTGCAGGGGGAGCTCAGACGGGCTCCCTTAAGAGTTCCCGACTCGGTGGGGGGGTCCGGGCGCCCCGTGTCCCTCCCGAGCCAGGCAGGCGATGCTCCTGGGGTGCGTGGCTTCCTTGGGTTTGGCCTGGGCGTTTCTTGAAACACCTGCTGGCCAGATCAAGTGCAGCTTGGGCCGGGAGCTGTCCGCAGAGGTGGGGTGAGGCGGTGACGTTCTAG
- the SS18L1 gene encoding calcium-responsive transactivator isoform X4: MSVAFASARPRGKGEVTQQTIQKMLDENHHLIQCILDYQSKGKTAECTQYQQILHRNLVYLATIADSNQNMQSLLPAPPTQNMNLGPGALSQSGSSQGLHSQGSLSDAIGTGLPPSSLMQGQIGNGPNHVSMQQTAQSTLPTTSMSMSGSGHGTGPGYSHSGPASQSVPLQGQGAIGNYVSRANINMQSNPVSMMHQQAASSHYNSAQGGSQHYQGQSSIAMMGQSGQGSSMMGQRPLAPYRPSQQGSSQQYLGQEEYYGGEQYGHGQAASEPMSQQYYPDGHGDYAYQQSYTEQSYDRSFEESTQHYYEGGKPRGAHASVRHALCRVAPHSVRPWVPVAAAGAALMTRAGWLEWPLWSRGGTDPPICAGGAQTGSLKSSRLGGGVRAPRVPPEPGRRCSWGAWLPWVWPGRFLKHLLARSSAAWAGSCPQRWGEAVTF, from the exons ATGCTGGACGAGAACCACCACCTGATCCAGTGTATCCTGGACTACCAGAGCAAGGGCAAGACGGCCGAGTGCACCCA gtaCCAGCAGATCCTGCACCGGAACCTGGTCTACCTGGCCACGATCGCGGATTCTAACCAGAACATGCAGTCCCTGCTGCCCGCC CCGCCCACCCAGAACATGAACCTGGGCCCCGGAGCGCTGTCCCAGAGCGGCTCCAGCCAGGGCCTGCACTCCCAGGGCAGCCTCAGTGATGCCATCGGCACGGGCCTGCCCCCGTCCTCCCTCATGCAGGGCCAGATCGGCAACG GTCCGAACCACGTGTCCATGCAGCAGACGGCGCAGAGCACGCTGCCCACCACCTCCATGAGTATGTCGGGCAGCGGCCACGGCACGGGGCCCGGCTACAGCCACTCGGGACCTGCCTCTCAGAGCGTGCCCCTGCAGGGCCAGGGCGCCATCGGCAACTACGTGTCCCGGGCCAACATCAACATGCAGTCCAACCCAG TGTCCATGATGCACCAGCAGGCGGCCTCGTCCCACTACAACTCGGCGCAGGGCGGGAGCCAGCACTACCAGGGCCAGTCGTCCATCGCCATGATGGGCCAGAGCGGGCAGGGGAGCAGCATGATGGGGCAGCGGCCCCTGGCGCCCTACCGGCCCTCCCAGCAAG GCTCGTCCCAGCAGTACCTGGGCCAGGAGGAGTACTACGGAGGCGAGCAGTACGGACACGGCCAGGCCGCCTCGGAGCCCATGAGCCAGCAGTACTACCCTGACG GACACGGAGACTATGCCTACCAGCAGTCGTACACGGAGCAGAGCTACGACCGGTCCTTCGAGGAGTCCACGCAGCACTACTACGAGGGCGGTAAGCCGCGCGGGGCCCACGCTTCAGTCAGACACGCGCTGTGCCGGGTGGCGCCGCACTCCGTGAGGCCATGGGTCCCCGTGGCCGCTGCGGGCGCTGCGCTCATGACGCGGGCGGGGTGGTTGGAGTGGCCGCTCTGGAGTCGTGGGGGCACAGACCCTCCCATCTGTGCAGGGGGAGCTCAGACGGGCTCCCTTAAGAGTTCCCGACTCGGTGGGGGGGTCCGGGCGCCCCGTGTCCCTCCCGAGCCAGGCAGGCGATGCTCCTGGGGTGCGTGGCTTCCTTGGGTTTGGCCTGGGCGTTTCTTGAAACACCTGCTGGCCAGATCAAGTGCAGCTTGGGCCGGGAGCTGTCCGCAGAGGTGGGGTGAGGCGGTGACGTTCTAG
- the SS18L1 gene encoding calcium-responsive transactivator isoform X8, which yields MSVAFASARPRGKGEVTQQTIQKMLDENHHLIQCILDYQSKGKTAECTQYQQILHRNLVYLATIADSNQNMQSLLPAPPTQNMNLGPGALSQSGSSQGLHSQGSLSDAIGTGLPPSSLMQGQIGNGPNHVSMQQTAQSTLPTTSMSMSGSGHGTGPGYSHSGPASQSVPLQGQGAIGNYVSRANINMQSNPVSMMHQQAASSHYNSAQGGSQHYQGQSSIAMMGQSGQGSSMMGQRPLAPYRPSQQGSSQQYLGQEEYYGGEQYGHGQAASEPMSQQYYPDGHGDYAYQQSYTEQSYDRSFEESTQHYYEGGNSQYSQQQAGYQQGAAQQQAGYQQQYPNQQSYPGQQPGYGPAQGAASQYSGYQQGQGQQYGSYRASQTGPSAQQQRPYGYEQGQYGNYQQ from the exons ATGCTGGACGAGAACCACCACCTGATCCAGTGTATCCTGGACTACCAGAGCAAGGGCAAGACGGCCGAGTGCACCCA gtaCCAGCAGATCCTGCACCGGAACCTGGTCTACCTGGCCACGATCGCGGATTCTAACCAGAACATGCAGTCCCTGCTGCCCGCC CCGCCCACCCAGAACATGAACCTGGGCCCCGGAGCGCTGTCCCAGAGCGGCTCCAGCCAGGGCCTGCACTCCCAGGGCAGCCTCAGTGATGCCATCGGCACGGGCCTGCCCCCGTCCTCCCTCATGCAGGGCCAGATCGGCAACG GTCCGAACCACGTGTCCATGCAGCAGACGGCGCAGAGCACGCTGCCCACCACCTCCATGAGTATGTCGGGCAGCGGCCACGGCACGGGGCCCGGCTACAGCCACTCGGGACCTGCCTCTCAGAGCGTGCCCCTGCAGGGCCAGGGCGCCATCGGCAACTACGTGTCCCGGGCCAACATCAACATGCAGTCCAACCCAG TGTCCATGATGCACCAGCAGGCGGCCTCGTCCCACTACAACTCGGCGCAGGGCGGGAGCCAGCACTACCAGGGCCAGTCGTCCATCGCCATGATGGGCCAGAGCGGGCAGGGGAGCAGCATGATGGGGCAGCGGCCCCTGGCGCCCTACCGGCCCTCCCAGCAAG GCTCGTCCCAGCAGTACCTGGGCCAGGAGGAGTACTACGGAGGCGAGCAGTACGGACACGGCCAGGCCGCCTCGGAGCCCATGAGCCAGCAGTACTACCCTGACG GACACGGAGACTATGCCTACCAGCAGTCGTACACGGAGCAGAGCTACGACCGGTCCTTCGAGGAGTCCACGCAGCACTACTACGAGGGCG GGAACTCGCAGTACAGCCAGCAGCAGGCGGGGTACCAGCAGGGCGCGGCCCAGCAGCAGGCCGGGTACCAGCAGCAGTACCCCAACCAGCAGAGCTATCCCGGGCAGCAGCCGGGCTACG GGCCTGCCCAGGGAGCCGCCTCGCAGTACTCCGGGTACCAGCAAGGACAAGGCCAGCAGTACGGAAGCTACAGGGCATCTCAGACGGGCCCGTCCGCCCAGCAGCAGCGGCCTTATGGCTACGAGCAG GGCCAGTATGGAAATTACCAGCAGTAA
- the SS18L1 gene encoding calcium-responsive transactivator isoform X6 produces the protein MSVAFASARPRGKGEVTQQTIQKMLDENHHLIQCILDYQSKGKTAECTQIPLTTQAGSCSLPGPVLEHRALCCLPRPRRYQQILHRNLVYLATIADSNQNMQSLLPAPPTQNMNLGPGALSQSGSSQGLHSQGSLSDAIGTGLPPSSLMQGQIGNGPNHVSMQQTAQSTLPTTSMSMSGSGHGTGPGYSHSGPASQSVPLQGQGAIGNYVSRANINMQSNPVSMMHQQAASSHYNSAQGGSQHYQGQSSIAMMGQSGQGSSMMGQRPLAPYRPSQQGSSQQYLGQEEYYGGEQYGHGQAASEPMSQQYYPDGHGDYAYQQSYTEQSYDRSFEESTQHYYEGGNSQYSQQQAGYQQGAAQQQAGYQQQYPNQQSYPGQQPGYGPAQGAASQYSGYQQGQGQQYGSYRASQTGPSAQQQRPYGYEQGQYGNYQQ, from the exons ATGCTGGACGAGAACCACCACCTGATCCAGTGTATCCTGGACTACCAGAGCAAGGGCAAGACGGCCGAGTGCACCCA GATCCCGCTCACGACTCAGGCCGGGTCCTGTTCCCTGCCCGGCCCTGTGCTAGAGCACAGAGCGCTGTGTTGCCTGCCCCGTCCCCGAAG gtaCCAGCAGATCCTGCACCGGAACCTGGTCTACCTGGCCACGATCGCGGATTCTAACCAGAACATGCAGTCCCTGCTGCCCGCC CCGCCCACCCAGAACATGAACCTGGGCCCCGGAGCGCTGTCCCAGAGCGGCTCCAGCCAGGGCCTGCACTCCCAGGGCAGCCTCAGTGATGCCATCGGCACGGGCCTGCCCCCGTCCTCCCTCATGCAGGGCCAGATCGGCAACG GTCCGAACCACGTGTCCATGCAGCAGACGGCGCAGAGCACGCTGCCCACCACCTCCATGAGTATGTCGGGCAGCGGCCACGGCACGGGGCCCGGCTACAGCCACTCGGGACCTGCCTCTCAGAGCGTGCCCCTGCAGGGCCAGGGCGCCATCGGCAACTACGTGTCCCGGGCCAACATCAACATGCAGTCCAACCCAG TGTCCATGATGCACCAGCAGGCGGCCTCGTCCCACTACAACTCGGCGCAGGGCGGGAGCCAGCACTACCAGGGCCAGTCGTCCATCGCCATGATGGGCCAGAGCGGGCAGGGGAGCAGCATGATGGGGCAGCGGCCCCTGGCGCCCTACCGGCCCTCCCAGCAAG GCTCGTCCCAGCAGTACCTGGGCCAGGAGGAGTACTACGGAGGCGAGCAGTACGGACACGGCCAGGCCGCCTCGGAGCCCATGAGCCAGCAGTACTACCCTGACG GACACGGAGACTATGCCTACCAGCAGTCGTACACGGAGCAGAGCTACGACCGGTCCTTCGAGGAGTCCACGCAGCACTACTACGAGGGCG GGAACTCGCAGTACAGCCAGCAGCAGGCGGGGTACCAGCAGGGCGCGGCCCAGCAGCAGGCCGGGTACCAGCAGCAGTACCCCAACCAGCAGAGCTATCCCGGGCAGCAGCCGGGCTACG GGCCTGCCCAGGGAGCCGCCTCGCAGTACTCCGGGTACCAGCAAGGACAAGGCCAGCAGTACGGAAGCTACAGGGCATCTCAGACGGGCCCGTCCGCCCAGCAGCAGCGGCCTTATGGCTACGAGCAG GGCCAGTATGGAAATTACCAGCAGTAA
- the SS18L1 gene encoding calcium-responsive transactivator isoform X5 gives MSVAFASARPRGKGEVTQQTIQKMLDENHHLIQCILDYQSKGKTAECTQIPLTTQAGSCSLPGPVLEHRALCCLPRPRRYQQILHRNLVYLATIADSNQNMQSLLPAPPTQNMNLGPGALSQSGSSQGLHSQGSLSDAIGTGLPPSSLMQGQIGNGPNHVSMQQTAQSTLPTTSMSMSGSGHGTGPGYSHSGPASQSVPLQGQGAIGNYVSRANINMQSNPVSMMHQQAASSHYNSAQGGSQHYQGQSSIAMMGQSGQGSSMMGQRPLAPYRPSQQGSSQQYLGQEEYYGGEQYGHGQAASEPMSQQYYPDGHGDYAYQQSYTEQSYDRSFEESTQHYYEGGNSQYSQQQAGYQQGAAQQQAGYQQQYPNQQSYPGQQPGYGPAQGAASQYSGYQQGQGQQYGSYRASQTGPSAQQQRPYGYEQGQYGNYQHVCM, from the exons ATGCTGGACGAGAACCACCACCTGATCCAGTGTATCCTGGACTACCAGAGCAAGGGCAAGACGGCCGAGTGCACCCA GATCCCGCTCACGACTCAGGCCGGGTCCTGTTCCCTGCCCGGCCCTGTGCTAGAGCACAGAGCGCTGTGTTGCCTGCCCCGTCCCCGAAG gtaCCAGCAGATCCTGCACCGGAACCTGGTCTACCTGGCCACGATCGCGGATTCTAACCAGAACATGCAGTCCCTGCTGCCCGCC CCGCCCACCCAGAACATGAACCTGGGCCCCGGAGCGCTGTCCCAGAGCGGCTCCAGCCAGGGCCTGCACTCCCAGGGCAGCCTCAGTGATGCCATCGGCACGGGCCTGCCCCCGTCCTCCCTCATGCAGGGCCAGATCGGCAACG GTCCGAACCACGTGTCCATGCAGCAGACGGCGCAGAGCACGCTGCCCACCACCTCCATGAGTATGTCGGGCAGCGGCCACGGCACGGGGCCCGGCTACAGCCACTCGGGACCTGCCTCTCAGAGCGTGCCCCTGCAGGGCCAGGGCGCCATCGGCAACTACGTGTCCCGGGCCAACATCAACATGCAGTCCAACCCAG TGTCCATGATGCACCAGCAGGCGGCCTCGTCCCACTACAACTCGGCGCAGGGCGGGAGCCAGCACTACCAGGGCCAGTCGTCCATCGCCATGATGGGCCAGAGCGGGCAGGGGAGCAGCATGATGGGGCAGCGGCCCCTGGCGCCCTACCGGCCCTCCCAGCAAG GCTCGTCCCAGCAGTACCTGGGCCAGGAGGAGTACTACGGAGGCGAGCAGTACGGACACGGCCAGGCCGCCTCGGAGCCCATGAGCCAGCAGTACTACCCTGACG GACACGGAGACTATGCCTACCAGCAGTCGTACACGGAGCAGAGCTACGACCGGTCCTTCGAGGAGTCCACGCAGCACTACTACGAGGGCG GGAACTCGCAGTACAGCCAGCAGCAGGCGGGGTACCAGCAGGGCGCGGCCCAGCAGCAGGCCGGGTACCAGCAGCAGTACCCCAACCAGCAGAGCTATCCCGGGCAGCAGCCGGGCTACG GGCCTGCCCAGGGAGCCGCCTCGCAGTACTCCGGGTACCAGCAAGGACAAGGCCAGCAGTACGGAAGCTACAGGGCATCTCAGACGGGCCCGTCCGCCCAGCAGCAGCGGCCTTATGGCTACGAGCAG GGCCAGTATGGAAATTACCAGCA TGTCTGCATGTGA